A single genomic interval of Candidatus Alcyoniella australis harbors:
- the rsxE gene encoding electron transport complex subunit RsxE — protein MGKPGAGTIMLNGLWRENPIFRQILGICSALAVTNLLVNTVTLCAGMVAVTALSSGTVSLLRNVTPRRVRMMVQVLIIASYVILVDLVLKAYLPEISKALGPYVGLIITNCIIMGRAEAFAGSNRVLPSMLDGLASGLGYSLVLVCVAVVRELLGFGTIWNVALMPEDFTRWTLMVMAPGAFFMLGIFIWIARGLFPSKAEATGS, from the coding sequence ATGGGCAAGCCCGGCGCCGGCACGATCATGCTCAACGGTCTCTGGCGCGAAAACCCGATCTTTCGCCAGATCCTCGGGATCTGCTCGGCGCTGGCCGTGACCAACCTGCTGGTCAACACAGTTACGCTCTGCGCGGGAATGGTCGCGGTGACCGCCCTGAGCAGCGGCACGGTCTCGCTGCTGCGCAACGTCACGCCGCGCCGGGTGCGAATGATGGTCCAGGTGCTGATCATCGCCTCCTACGTGATTTTGGTCGACCTGGTGCTCAAGGCCTATTTGCCCGAGATCAGCAAGGCGCTGGGCCCCTACGTGGGGCTGATTATCACCAACTGCATCATCATGGGCCGCGCCGAGGCGTTCGCCGGCTCGAACCGGGTGCTGCCCAGCATGCTCGACGGCCTGGCCTCGGGACTGGGCTACAGCCTGGTGCTGGTCTGCGTGGCGGTAGTGCGCGAGCTGCTGGGCTTTGGCACGATCTGGAACGTGGCGCTGATGCCCGAGGACTTCACCCGCTGGACGCTGATGGTGATGGCGCCCGGCGCGTTTTTCATGCTCGGAATCTTTATCTGGATCGCGCGCGGCCTGTTCCCGTCCAAGGCCGAGGCAACGGGGAGCTGA
- a CDS encoding Rnf-Nqr domain containing protein — MEPGPIAIFFAAIFTSNILLVNFLGMCSFLSISRELKASVGLGLAVTFVLTTTSLIAYLLNQYVLVPLEMEHLRYIVFIVVIAAFVQLVEIVIERISPVLYVNLGIFLPLITVNCAILGSLLFLVIREYDLWQSLAFGAGSGLGWMLAIVALAGIRQRMKYSKVPAALEGPGIALIITGLMSLAFVGFSGMIPIQ; from the coding sequence ATGGAACCCGGGCCCATAGCGATCTTCTTCGCCGCGATCTTCACCAGCAACATCCTGCTGGTCAACTTCCTCGGGATGTGCTCGTTCCTCTCGATCAGCCGCGAGCTCAAGGCCAGCGTGGGACTGGGGCTGGCCGTGACCTTCGTGCTGACCACCACATCGTTGATCGCCTACCTGCTCAACCAGTACGTGCTGGTGCCGCTGGAGATGGAGCACCTGCGCTACATCGTGTTCATCGTGGTGATCGCGGCCTTCGTGCAGTTGGTCGAGATCGTCATCGAACGCATCAGTCCGGTGCTCTACGTCAACCTCGGGATCTTCCTGCCGCTGATCACGGTCAACTGCGCGATCCTGGGCTCGCTGCTGTTCCTGGTGATCCGCGAGTACGACCTGTGGCAGTCGCTGGCATTCGGCGCGGGCTCGGGCCTGGGCTGGATGCTGGCGATCGTGGCCCTGGCCGGCATCCGGCAGCGGATGAAGTACTCCAAGGTCCCCGCGGCCCTCGAGGGGCCGGGCATCGCGCTGATCATCACCGGGCTGATGTCCCTGGCGTTCGTGGGCTTCAGCGGAATGATCCCGATCCAATGA
- a CDS encoding 2Fe-2S iron-sulfur cluster binding domain-containing protein, whose translation MITSLAIQVGVVAAIGALLAALIELADRFIANYGECRITINDEEERSLNVQGGGHLLGALAENKLFIPSACGGRGSCGLCKVKVLEGGGPLLPTEAPYLSATERKNNVRLSCQVKVRNNLRIEIPQELFAIKRYAGRAGKIIDQTHDMKQLDIELTEPETLDFKAGQYVQLTAPEYAKSDQPIYRAYSICSDPTDESTISLLIRRVPDGICTTWVFDYLKVGDQVELNGPHGEFCLQPTAREILFIAGGSGLAPIRSMLFQMRNEKIDRKATFYFGAQTSDDLCYLEQMAQFERDLPQFKFVPALSMPRDEDRWEGAQGLITDVLDAGEHEFAQAEAYLCGSPGMIDACIKVLLTHGMPQERIFYDKFA comes from the coding sequence ATGATCACCAGCCTGGCGATTCAGGTCGGCGTGGTGGCGGCCATCGGCGCGCTGCTCGCCGCGCTGATCGAGCTGGCCGACCGTTTCATCGCCAACTACGGCGAATGCCGAATCACGATCAACGACGAGGAGGAGCGCAGTCTGAACGTACAGGGCGGCGGTCACCTGCTCGGCGCGCTGGCCGAAAACAAGCTGTTCATCCCCTCGGCCTGCGGCGGGCGCGGCAGCTGTGGGCTGTGCAAGGTCAAGGTGCTCGAGGGCGGCGGCCCGCTGCTGCCCACCGAGGCGCCCTACCTCAGCGCAACCGAACGCAAGAACAACGTACGCCTCAGCTGCCAGGTCAAGGTGCGCAATAATTTGCGAATCGAGATCCCGCAAGAACTGTTCGCGATCAAGCGCTACGCTGGACGCGCGGGCAAGATCATCGATCAAACCCACGACATGAAGCAGCTCGACATCGAGTTGACCGAGCCTGAAACCCTCGATTTCAAGGCCGGCCAGTACGTCCAGCTCACCGCGCCGGAATACGCCAAAAGCGACCAGCCGATCTACCGCGCCTACTCGATCTGCTCCGACCCCACTGACGAGAGCACGATCAGCCTACTGATCAGACGTGTGCCCGACGGAATCTGCACCACCTGGGTCTTCGACTATCTCAAAGTCGGCGACCAGGTCGAGCTCAACGGCCCGCACGGCGAGTTCTGTTTGCAACCCACCGCGCGCGAAATCCTGTTCATCGCCGGAGGCTCGGGCTTGGCGCCGATCCGCAGCATGCTGTTCCAGATGCGCAACGAAAAAATCGACCGCAAGGCGACGTTCTATTTCGGCGCGCAGACCAGCGACGACCTGTGCTATCTGGAGCAGATGGCGCAGTTCGAGCGCGATTTGCCGCAGTTCAAGTTCGTGCCCGCGCTGAGCATGCCGCGCGACGAGGACCGCTGGGAGGGCGCGCAAGGGCTGATCACCGACGTGTTGGACGCGGGCGAGCACGAGTTCGCCCAGGCCGAGGCCTACCTCTGCGGCAGCCCGGGGATGATCGACGCCTGCATCAAGGTGCTCTTGACGCACGGCATGCCCCAAGAACGCATCTTCTACGACAAGTTCGCGTAG